The Apodemus sylvaticus chromosome 4, mApoSyl1.1, whole genome shotgun sequence nucleotide sequence GAGGCCCTCACTTCATCTAGTGACTAGCAACGTGCTGGAGGTCCACAACATGGCTTCCGTCTCTGAGATCGGCTCTGAGATCGCCTGGGTCTACTCCGCCCTCATCCTGCACTATGACCTACGACTGACCTTGGTCACAGAGGATAAGATCAATGACGTCATTAAAGCAGCTGGTGTCAGTGTTGAACCGTTCTGGCCTGGCTTGTTTGCAAAGGCTCTGGCCATTGTCAACATTGGGAGGAGCCTCATCTGCAATGGAGAGACTGGTGGGCCTCCCCCtcaggcagctggagccacacCTACTGCTGGTCCTGCCCCACCCACTGCTGCTGCACATGCGGAAGCCAAGAAGGAAGAGTCTGAGGACTCGGAAGATGACACGGGCTTTGGTCTTTTTGACTAAACTGTGTTTGTTAACATGTCCAATAAAGAGCTGAacctgtaataaaaaaaaatcacctcggTCATTTTGACTAAAAGAACGCTGACAAATAGCATATAGTCGTCCCCTTTAGGAAGTGAGGTTTCCTGGCAGAAGGAGCTTTGATGCCATGTGTGGGGCCTGTCAGCATGGAAGGAAGAACATTAGGCAGAAACTTGCAATATAGATGACCTAAGCTAAGCGCAGGGGCCTTAAGGGAATGTGACACTTGTCTTTATCACCTGGAGAGGAGCTTCATTCAGAGTGAGACttacagggggtggggagagagaggcagagattaCCTCTGAGAGGGATCTGAAGGGAGAGGCCAAAGGCACCTTTCCAGAGAAAGTCTCCATAGCAGTTTCCCAAGAACAAAGGAAAACCAGCTCCACATCACAGAGTGTGGGAGCCAGGCAACATAAACTAAGAACTGAGAAACCACAGCACAAACtgggtcttttttaaaaaaatatttttattttctatattctttgtttacattccaaatgatttcccctttcccggatcccccctccccatatgtcccataaaccttcttctctccattccttctccaatcacctccctcctttttctctgtccttatattcctctccaatgctagatcaatcctttccaggatcaggaccctctccatacttcttcatgggagtcatttgttatgcgatttgtaccttgggtattcagggcttctgggctaattaatatccacttatcagagattgcattccatcaCAAACTGCGTCTtaactctttttctttgtttctttgtttctttgtttctttcattctctcttttttttttgcaaataacTATTGAATTTATTCTACTAGACAGGTGCTTTAACCAACTAAGTAACAGAATCAGAAGTTTAACAATTGgaatttttaaacagaaatattCAGGGTGGCTTTAATACACAGTAGAACTCACTTGCAATAAACTTGCACATGTTgatgtttcaatttttaaaagtcagataTTCAAAGTTATTGTCCTTCAAA carries:
- the LOC127682402 gene encoding 60S acidic ribosomal protein P1-like isoform X1 — translated: MASVSEIGSEIAWVYSALILHYDLRLTLVTEDKINDVIKAAGVSVEPFWPGLFAKALAIVNIGRSLICNGETGGPPPQAAGATPTAGPAPPTAAAHAEAKKEESEDSEDDTGFGLFD
- the LOC127682402 gene encoding 60S acidic ribosomal protein P1-like isoform X2 produces the protein MASVSEIGSEIAWVYSALILHYDLRLTLALAIVNIGRSLICNGETGGPPPQAAGATPTAGPAPPTAAAHAEAKKEESEDSEDDTGFGLFD